Proteins encoded together in one Solanum lycopersicum chromosome 7, SLM_r2.1 window:
- the LOC138337441 gene encoding uncharacterized protein, producing MAAPPTPQEGASQTRPPLFNGKYYGWWKNGMMNHLLGENPDLWGVVLDGPTIPMKNGIDGTTQVPKNRNEWNVAVKLAIQNNAKAKKILICGIGPNEYNRTSSCQDAKVIWET from the coding sequence ATGGCTGCACCACCTACACCACAAGAAGGAGCTTCACAAACTCGACCACCACTGTTTAATGGAAAGTATTATGGATGGTGGAAGAATGGCATGATGAATCATTTACTAGGAGAAAATCCAGACCTATGGGGAGTCGTGTTGGACGGTCCAACCATACCCATGAAGAATGGAATTGATGGAACCACTCAAGTGCCAAAAAATAGGAATGAATGGAATGTTGCAGTTAAACTTGCAATTCAGAACAATGCTAAAGCAAAAAAGATCTTGATATGCGGAATAGGTCCAAATGAATACAATCGAACATCATCATGTCAAGATGCAAAAGTAATATGGGAAACTTAG